A stretch of Anopheles bellator unplaced genomic scaffold, idAnoBellAS_SP24_06.2 scaffold01110_ctg1, whole genome shotgun sequence DNA encodes these proteins:
- the LOC131214488 gene encoding mitochondrial ribosome and complex I assembly factor AltMIEF1 — MNVCAANRLSVLSLYRDLLRYGAQLKYTDKDFFRARIRAEFRKSASLSDPKEIDFCYKKGRAILERDRVI; from the exons ATGAACGTTTGCGCCGCCAACAGGCTTTCCGTGCTTTCTTTGTATCGTGATCTTCTGCGATACGGTGCGCAGTTGAAGTACACGGACAAGGATTTTTTCCGAGCGCGCATTCGAGCCGAATTCCGCAAATCGGCGTCGCTAAGCGATCCAAAGGAAATCGACTTCTGCTACAAG AAAGGACGAGCGATACTTGAACGTGACCGCGTCATTTAG